Proteins from a genomic interval of Scomber japonicus isolate fScoJap1 chromosome 10, fScoJap1.pri, whole genome shotgun sequence:
- the ubr5 gene encoding E3 ubiquitin-protein ligase UBR5 isoform X2 yields MTSIHFVVHPLPGTEDQLNDRLREVSEKLNKYSYNSHPHLSLLEQATLKQCVVGPNHAGFLLEDGRVCRISFAVQPDRLELSKPDGSDGSKLSSGSGTGRSSRPGRTSDPPWFLSGSDTLGRLAGNTLGSRWSSGVNGGSGGGGSGGGAGGGGAGGGSSGGGGGGGGGGGGGTSGRSSTAARDSRRQTRVIRTGRDRGSGLLGSQPQPVIPASVIPEELISQAQVVLQGKSRSVIIRELQRTNLDVNLAVNNLLSRDDEDGDDGDDTASESYLPGEDLMSLLDADIHSAHPSVIIDADAMFSEDISYFGYPSFRRSSLSRLGSSRVLLLPLERDSELLRERESVLRLRERRWLDGASFDTERGSTSREGEPSLDKKNIPVQSPVSLGEELQWWPDKDGVKFVSIGAMFSELVAVSSKGELYQWKWSEPEPYRNTQNPSIHHPRVSFLGLTNEKITLLSANSIRATVATETNKVATWVDDTLSTVASKLEHSAQAFPELQGERMVSLHCCALYTCAQLENSLYWWGVVPFSQRKKMLEKARAKNKKPKSSAGISSIPNITVGTQVCLRNNPLYHAGAVAFSVSAGIPKVGVLLESVWNMNDSCRFQLRSPESLKNMEKTTKTQEIKTESKPELVKTEMGPPPSPASTCSDTSSIASSASLPYKRRRSTPAPKEEEKVNEEQWPLREVVFVEDVKNVPVGKVLKVDGAYVAVKFPGTSSSMSNQSTAAPTDSDPSSLLQDCRLLRIDELQVVKTGGTPKVPDCFQRTPKKLCIPEKAEILAVNVDSKGVHAVLKTGNWVRYCIFDLATGKAEQENNFPTSNLAFLGQSERNVAIFTAGQESPIILRDGNGTIYPMAKDCMGGIRDPDWLDLPPINSLGMGVHSLANLPSNSTIKKKAAIIIMAVEKQTLMQHVLRCDYEACRQYLVNLEQAFLLDQGSQALGALLGHRCDGNRNILHAAVSVCFPVSNKETKEEEEAERSERNTFAERLSAVEAIANAISVVSSNSSGNRTGSSSSRGLRLREMMRRSLRAAGLGRHESGPSSSDHQDPVSPPIAPPSWVPDPPPMDPDGDIDFILAPAVGSLTTASTGTSQGPSTSTIPGPSTEPSVVESKDRKANAHLILKLMCDSVVLRPHLRELLSAKDARGMTPFMLAVSGRAYPAAITVLEAAQKMAKVGDPGIAEKEDADSVFMEMICPLGTNPDDSPLYVLCCNDTCSFTWTGAEHINQDIFECRTCGLLESLCCCTECARVCHKGHDCKLKRTSPTAYCDCWEKCKCKTLIAGQKAARLDLLYRLLTTTNLVTTPNSRGEHILLFLVQTVARQSVEHCQYRPPRIREDRNRKAANAEDSDMPDHDLEPPRFAQLALERVLQDWNALKSMIMFGSQENKDPLSASSRIAHLLPEEQVYLNQQSGTIRLDCFTHCLIVKCAPDITFIDTLLGTLVKELQNKYTPGRREEAVNVTRRFLRSVARVFVILSVEMASSKKKNNFIPQPIGKCRRVFQALLPYAVEELCNVAESLIVPVRMGIARPTAPFTLASTSIDAVQGSEELFSVEPLPPRPSPDQSSSSSQTAASYIIRNPQPRRSSQSQPVRGRDEEQDDIVSADVEEVEVVEGVAGEEDHHDDQEEQGEENAEAEGQHDEHDEDGSDMELDLLAAAETESDSESNHSNQDNASGRRSVVTAATAGSEAGASSVPAFFSEDDSQSNDSSDSDSSSSQSDDVDQETFLLDEPLERTTSASHANSAAQAPRSMQWAVRNTPSQRATGSAPSSSSTPAASSTGLIYIDPTNLRRSSAISSSAAAAAAALEASNSSSYLTSASSLARAYSIVIRQISDLMSLIPKYNHLVYSQYPAAVKLTYQDAVNLQNYVEEKLIPTWNWMVSIMDSTEAQLRYGSALSSAGDPGHPSHPLHASQHSARRERMTAREEASLRTLEGRRRAATLLTARQGMMSARGDFLNYALSLMRSHNDEHSDVLPVLDVCSLKHVAYVFQALIYWIKAMNQQTTLDTPQMDRKRNREILELGLDNEDSEHENDEDTNQSSTLQDKDEDAVPAETGQNHPFFRRSDSMTFLGCIPPNPFDVPLAEAIPLADQPHLLQPNARKEDLFGRPSQGLYSSSYMATKGLAEASMDRNCLEVNMGSSLPSPSQILPTKMSYSANLKNVMSMETGQRSTENQSLAEQEMEASKPGPSPHDLAAQLKSSLLAEIGLTESDGPPLPSFRPHCSFMGMMISHDMLLGRWRLSLELFGRVFMEDVGAEPGSILTELGGFEVKESKFRREMEKLRNLQSRDLALEVDRDRDQLIQQTMRQLNTHFGRRCTTTPMAVHRVKVTFKDEPGEGSGVARSFYTAIALALLSNDKLPNLDCVQSVSKGMQASNLMQRLRNRDRERERRSGGLRAGSRRDRDRDSRRQLSIDTRPFRPSSEGNPSDEPDPLPAHRQALGERLYPRVHAMQPAFASKITGMLLELSPAQLLLLLASEDSLRARVEEAMELLIAHGRENGADSILDLGLLEAPEKAQQQENRKRHGSTRSVVDMELDDPDDGDDNAPLFYQPGKRGFYSPRPGKNTEARLNCFRNIGRILGLCLLQNELCPITLNRHVIKVLLGRKVNWHDFAFFDPVMYESLRQLIRHSQAGEAEAVFAAMDLAFAIDLCKEEGAGQVELLSGGVNMPVTPLNVYEYVRKYAEHRMLVVAEQPLHAMRKGLLDVLPKNALEDLTAEDFRLLVNGCGEVNVQMLISFTSFNDESGENADKLLQFKRWFWSIVEKMSMTERQDLVYFWTSSPSLPASEEGFQPMPSITIRPPDDQHLPTANTCISRLYVPLYSSKQILKQKLLLAIKTKNFGFV; encoded by the exons AGGACCTGATGTCCTTGTTGGATGCAGACATTCACTCAGCCCACCCCAGTGTGATTATTGATGCTGATGCCATGTTCTCTGAGGACATCAGCTACTTTGGATACCCCTCTTTTAGACGCTCCTCTCTGTCCCGCCTAGGATCCTCCAGAG ttctccttcttcccttagaGCGCGACTCAGAGCTGTTGCGTGAGCGCGAGTCTGTATTGAGGTTGCGCGAGCGCCGGTGGCTGGATGGGGCCTCGTTCGACACAGAGCGAGGTTCCACCAGCCGTGAGGGCGAGCCCAGCCTGGACAAGAAAAACATCCCGGTTCAGAGTCCTGTCTCCCTGGGAGAAGAGCTCCAGTGGTGGCCTGACAAG GATGGTGTGAAGTTTGTGAGCATTGGAGCCATGTTCTCAGAGCTGGTGGCTGTCAGCTCAAAAGGAGAGCTATATCAGTGGAAGTGGAGCGAACCTGAACCCTACAGGAATACACAG AATCCTTCCATTCATCACCCACGTGTGTCCTTCCTGGGTCTGACCAATGAGAAGATCACCTTATTGTCTGCCAATAGCATCAGAGCTACTGTAGCTACAGAGACCAACAAG GTGGCAACCTGGGTGGACGACACACTGAGCACAGTGGCCTCTAAGCTGGAGCACAGTGCTCAGGCGTTCCCTGAGTTGCAGGGAGAGCGAATGGTGTCACTGCACTGCTGTGCCCTCTACACATGCGCACAGCTGGAGAACAGCCTCTACTGGTG GGGTGTTGTGCCTTTTAGTCAACGGAAGAAGATGCTTGAAAAGGCCAGAGCCAAGAACAAAAAGCCAAAGTCCAGTGCTGGCATTTCTTCAATACCCAACATCACAGTGGGAACACAG GTGTGCTTGAGGAATAACCCCCTCTACCATGCCGGTGCAGTGGCCTTTTCTGTCAGCGCTGGGATCCCCAAAGTGGGCGTCCTGTTGGAGTCGGTGTGGAACATGAATGACAGCTGCAGGTTCCAGCTGCGCTCGCCAGAGAGCCTCAAGAACATGGAGAAGACCACTAAGACCCAGGAAATCAA gacGGAAAGCAAACCAGAGCTGGTGAAGACTGAGATGggtccccctccctccccagcTTCTACTTGCAGTGATACCTCTTCTATCGCTAGCAGTGCCTCACTGCCCTACA AGCGAAGGCGCTCTACCCCGGCtccaaaagaagaagagaaggttAACGAGGAGCAGTGGCCTCTCAGGGAGGTGGTGTTTGTGGAGGACGTTAAAAATGTCCCAGTGGGAAAA GTGCTTAAAGTGGATGGTGCGTATGTTGCTGTGAAGTTTCCAGGGACATCAAGCAGCATGAGCAATCAGAGCACTGCTGCTCCCACTGACTCAGACCCTTCATCCCTGTTACAGGATTGCAGGCTCCTCCGAATAGATGAGCTGCAG GTGGTCAAAACTGGCGGAACTCCTAAAGTTCCTGATTGTTTTCAGCGCACACCTAAAAAGCTCTGTATCCCAGAAAAGGCTGAGATTCTGGCTGTGAATGTTGACTCCAaag GAGTCCATGCAGTGCTGAAAACTGGTAACTGGGTAAGGTACTGTATCTTTGACCTGGCCACAGGCAAAGCTGAGCAGGAGAACAACTTCCCTACTAGTAACCTGGCCTTCCTCGGGCAGAGTGAGCGCAATGTGGCCATCTTTACTGCAGGACAG GAATCTCCCATCATCCTCCGAGATGGAAACGGCACAATCTACCCCATGGCTAAAGACTGCATGGGTGGAATTCGAGATCCTGATTGGCTGGACCTGCCACCCATAAACAGCCTGGGGATGGGGGTGCACTCTCTGGCCAACCTCCCCTCTAACTCCACCATTAAAAAGAAAGCTGCTATTATTATCATGGCTGTTGAG AAACAGACCCTGATGCAGCATGTGCTGCGTTGTGACTACGAGGCGTGTCGACAATACCTGGTGAACCTCGAGCAAGCGTTCCTGTTGGATCAGGGCAGCCAGGCGCTCGGAGCACTTCTAGGCCACCGCTGTGATGGAAACCGCAACATCCTTCATGCTGCTGTCTCGGTCTGCTTTCCTGTTAGTAACAAGGAAACCAAAGAAGAGGAAG AAGCTGAAAGGTCAGAGAGGAACACTTTTGCAGAGCGCCTGTCTGCTGTGGAGGCGATTGCCAACGCCATCTCTGTGGTCTCAAGCAACAGCTCTGGGAATAGGACTGGCTCTTCCAGCAGCCGAgg GCTGCGTCTGAGGGAGATGATGCGCAGGTCTCTTAGAGCAGCAGGTCTCGGCCGCCACGAGTCCGGCCCATCATCCAGCGACCACCAGGACCCTGTGTCACCACCCATTGCCCCACCAAGTTGGGTCCCTGATCCCCCACCCATGGATCCTG ATGGTGATATCGACTTTATTCTAGCACCAGCTGTGGGCTCACTCACCACTGCCTCCACTGGGACCAGCCAGGGACCCAGCACATCCACCATACCAG GGCCGTCCACTGAGCCATCCGTGGTCGAATCTAAAGACAGGAAGGCCAACGCCCACCTCATCCTAAAGCTGATGTGTGACAGTGTTGTTCTTAGACCACACCTGCGGGAGCTCCTCTCTGCCAA GGACGCCCGTGGAATGACCCCATTCATGCTGGCAGTTAGTGGGAGAGCCTATCCAGCAGCCATCACTGTGCTGGAGGCTGCTCAGAAAATGGCCAAGG TAGGTGACCCAGGCATCGCAGAGAAGGAGGATGCCGATTCGGTGTTCATGGAAATGATTTGCCCCCTGGGGACCAACCCGGACGACTCGCCCCTCTACGTTCTCTGCTGCAACGACACCTGCAGCTTCACTTGGACCGGGGCTGAGCACATTAACCAG GATATATTCGAGTGTCGGACCTGTGGTTTGCTGGAgtccctctgctgctgcactgagTGTGCCAGGGTGTGTCACAAAGGACATGACTGCAA GTTGAAGAGGACATCTCCCACAGCATACTGTGACTGCTGGGAGAAATGCAAGTGTAAAACACTGATCGCAGGCCAGAAGGCCGCTCGTCTGGATCTGCTGTACAGGTTACTCACCACCACTAACCTGGTCACCACACCAAACAGCAG GGGGGAGCATATATTACTGTTCCTGGTGCAGACTGTTGCCAGGCAGAGTGTTGAGCACTGTCAGTACAGACCACCTCGcatcagagaggacaggaaTCGCAAGGCTGCTAATGCAGAAG aCTCTGATATGCCCGATCATGACCTAGAGCCTCCTCGCTTTGCTCAGCTGGCTCTGGAGAGAGTCCTGCAGGACTGGAATGCCCTTAAGTCTATGATCATGTTCGGTTCTCAGGAGAATAAAGACCC aCTCAGTGCCAGTAGCAGAATTGCCCACCTACTGCCTGAAGAGCAGGTATACTTGAATCAGCAGAGTGGCACCATTCGCCTTGACTGTTTCACCCACTGCCTCATTGTCAAGTGTGCTCCTGACATCACT TTTATAGATACTTTACTGGGCACACTGGTGAAGGAGCTGCAGAACAAGTACACTCCTGGCCGGAGAGAGGAGGCGGTCAACGTCACCAGAAGGTTCCTACGCTCAGTAGCTAGGGTATTTGTCATCCTGAGTGTGGAGATGGCCTCATCCAAGAAGAAAAA CAACTTCATCCCTCAGCCCATTGGTAAATGTCGGCGTGTGTTCCAAGCTCTGCTGCCTTACGCCGTGGAGGAGCTGTGTAACGTGGCCGAGTCTCTGATCGTCCCGGTGCGGATGGGCATCGCCAGACCCACCGCTCCATTCACTTTGGCCAGCACCAGTATCGATGCCGTTCAGGGCAGCGAGGAGCTGTTCTCCGTGGAACCGCTCCCTCCAAGACCCTCACCTGACCAGTCCAGCAG CTCCAGTCAGACAGCTGCCTCTTATATCATCAGGAACCCCCAGCCTCGGCGCAGCAGCCAGTCGCAGCCTGTCAGAGGGAGAGACGAGGAGCAGGATGATATCGTATCAGCAGATGTCGAAGAG GTTGAAGTTGTAGAGGGAGTAGCAGGGGAGGAAGACCACCATGACGACCAGGAGGAACAGGGAGAGGAAAACGCTGAGGCAGAAGGGCAGCATGATGAGCACGATGAGGACG GCAGCGACATGGAGCTGGATCTGCTGGCGGCAGCCGAAACCGAGAGCGACAGCGAGAGCAACCACAGCAATCAAGATAATGCTAGCGGCCGCAGGAGCGTCGTCACAGCGGCCACGGCTGGCTCCGAAGCAG GTGCCAGCAGCGTCCCCGCATTCTTTTCAGAGGACGACTCGCAGTCCAACGACTCGAGCGACtccgacagcagcagcagtcagagcGACGACGTGGACCAGGAGACGTTCCTGTTAGACGAGCCGCTGGAGAGGACGACCAGCGCCTCCCACGCCAACAGTGCGGCCCAGGCTCCTCGCTCCATGCAGTGGGCTGTTAGAAACACCCCCAGCCAAAGAGCTACCGGCAGCGCGCCCTCTAGTTCCTCAACGCCAGCCG CGAGCTCCACAGGCCTGATATATATCGATCCTACCAACCTGCGTCGCTCCAGCGCTATCAGCTCCAGTGCTGCCGCAGCCGCCGCCGCTCTGGAGGCCAGCAACTCCAGCAGCTATCTGACGTCCGCCAGCAGCCTGGCCCGAGCCTACAGCATCGTCATCAGGCAGATCTCAGACCTCATGAGTCTGATCCCCAAGTACAACCATCTAGTCTACTCACAGtatcctgctgctgtaaaactGACCTACCAGGACGCAGTCAACCTGCAG AACTATGTTGAAGAGAAGCTGATCCCCACCTGGAACTGGATGGTGTCTATCATGGACTCCACTGAGGCCCAGTTGCGATACGGCTCGGCCCTGTCATCCGCCGGAGACCCGGGTCACCCCAGTCACCCTCTGCACGCCTCTCAGCACTCGGCACGCAGGGAACGCATGACTGCTCGAGAGGAGGCCAGCCTCCGCACTCTGGAGGGACGCAG GAGAGCGGCCACTCTGCTGACAGCTCGCCAAGGCATGATGTCAGCGCGCGGCGACTTCCTGAACTACGCCTTATCGCTGATGCGCTCCCACAACGACGAGCACTCTGACGTGCTCCCTGTGCTGGACGTGTGCTCTCTGAAACACGTGGCCTACGTTTTCCAGGCTCTCATCTACTGGATCAAGGCCATGAACCAGCAGACTACTCTGGACACCCcacagatggacagaaagag GAATCGAGAGATTTTGGAACTGGGTTTGGACAATGAGGATTCTGAGCATGAGAACGATGAGGATACCAATCAGA GTTCAACTCTACAAGACAAGGATGAGGACGCGGTTCCAGCTGAAACGGGTCAGAACCACCCCTTCTTTCGCCGTTCTGACTCAATGACCTTCCTGGGCTGCATCCCCCCCAACCCCTTCGACGTCCCGTTGGCTGAGGCCATTCCACTGGCAGACCAGCCCCACCTCCTGCAG CCTAATGCCAGGAAGGAGGATCTGTTCGGTCGCCCCTCTCAGGGTTTGTACTCCTCCTCTTACATGGCAACAAAAGGCCTGGCCGAGGCAAGCATGGACAGGAACTGCCTGGAGGTAAACATGGGCTCCTCTCTACCCTCCCCTTCTCAG atcCTGCCCACTAAGATGTCTTACTCAGCCAACTTGAAGAATGTGATGAGTATGGAAACTGGCCAGCGGAGCACTGAGAATCAGTCACTGGCAGAGCAAGAGATGGAGGCCTCAAAACCAGGCCCCTCACCCCACGACCTCGCTGCCCAGCTGAAGAGCAGCTTACTGGCTGAGATCGGCCTCACCGAGAGCGACGGACCTCCTCTCCCATCATTCAG ACCTCACTGTAGTTTCATGGGGATGATGATCTCACATGACATGCTGCTCGGCCGCTGGCGTCTGTCACTAGAGCTCTTCGGTCGCGTCTTCATGGAGGATGTCGGAGCTGAGCCTGGATCA ATCCTCACTGAGCTGGGCGGCTTTGAGGTGAAAGAATCCAAGTTCCGTCGGGAAATGGAGAAGCTGAGGAACCTGCAGTCTCGCGACCTGGCTCTGGAGGTGGACCGGGATCGAGACCAGCTAATACAGCAGACCATGCGTCAGCTAAACACGCACTTTGGCAGGCGCTGCACAACCACACCCATGGCCGTGCACCGGGTGAAAGTCACCTTTAAAGATGAGCCAGGGGAAGGCAGCGGCGTGGCCCGCAGCTTCTACACGGCCATCGCCCTGGCCCTCCTGTCCAACGACAAGCTGCCCAACTTGGACTGCGTTCAGAGTGTCAGCAAGGGCATGCAGGCCAGCA atCTAATGCAGCGTTTGAGGAACAGAGaccgagaaagagagaggagaagtggAGGGCTTCGAGCCGGCTCTCGGAGAGACCGAGACAG agacTCAAGGAGGCAACTGTCCATTGACACCAGGCCTTTTAGACCTTCGTCAGAGGGCAACCCCAGTGACGAGCCCGACCCCTTGCCTGCACACAGACAAGCCCTGGGGGAAAGGCTCTACCCACGTGTTCATGCAATGCAGCCG GCGTTTGCCAGTAAAATCACAGGCATGTTGCTGGAGCTGTCCCCTgctcagctgctgctgctgctggccagTGAGGATTCTCTCAGAGCCAGAGTGGAGGAGGCCATGGAGCTGCTCATTGCACACGGAAG ggAAAATGGTGCTGACAGTATATTGGACCTGGGGCTCTTGGAGGCTCCGGAAAAAGCACAA CAACAGGAGAACCGTAAGCGTCACGGGTCAACCCGCAGCGTGGTGGACATGGAGCTGGACGACCCAGATGACGGGGACGATAACGCCCCTCTCTTCTACCAGCCGGGCAAACGAGGCTTCTACTCCCCTCGACCCGGCAAGAACACGGAGGCCAGACTCAACTGCTTCCGCAACATTGGAAG AATACTTGGGTTGTGCCTGCTGCAGAATGAACTCTGTCCAATCACGTTGAACAGACATGTCATTAAGGTGCTGCTTGGGAGGAAG GTGAACTGGCATGACTTTGCGTTCTTTGACCCGGTCATGTATGAGAGCCTGCGGCAGCTTATCCGCCATTCACAGGCTGGTGAAGCAGAGGCAGTATTTGCTGCCATGGACCTGGCCTTTGCCATTGACCTCTGCAAAGAGGAAGGGGCTGGACAG GTGGAGCTTCTGTCTGGTGGGGTCAACATGCCAGTAACTCCGCTCAATGTGTACGAGTATGTGAGGAAGTATGCAGAGCACAGAATGCTGGTGGTGGCCGAGCAGCCTCTCCAT GCGATGAGGAAGGGTTTGCTGGATGTTCTTCCTAAGAACGCTCTGGAGGACCTGACGGCTGAGGACTTCAGACTGCTGGTCAACGGCTGCGGAGAAGTCAACGTCCAGATGCTCATTAGCTTTACCTCCTTCAATGATGAGTCTG GGGAGAATGCTGATAAACTGCTCCAGTTTAAACGCTGGTTTTGGTCCATAGTCGAGAAGATGAGCATGACTGAGAGGCAAGACCTG GTGTACTTCTGGACTTCAAGCCCGTCTCTGCCAGCGAGCGAGGAGGGCTTTCAGCCGATGCCCTCCATCACCATCCGGCCTCCAGACGACCAGCACCTCCCCACAGCCAACACCTGCATCTCACGTCTCTACGTGCCACTCTATTCTTCAAAACAGATACTCAAACAGAAACTCCTGCTAGCCATTAAGACCAAGAATTTTGGTTTTGTGTAG